Proteins encoded together in one Lathyrus oleraceus cultivar Zhongwan6 chromosome 5, CAAS_Psat_ZW6_1.0, whole genome shotgun sequence window:
- the LOC127087178 gene encoding RHOMBOID-like protein 1 produces the protein MGEGRDPQGGNIEVNVHSHRDDSTVHNGHGRGSQPSNPPVIHDRDFRLFERWFPWLVPTFVFANVVVFIVTMYVNDCPKNSFNGSCVASFLGRFSFQPLKENPLFGPSATTLGKMGALEVDKVVREHEGWRLLSCIWLHGGAIHVLANMLSLVFIGVRLEQEFGFVRIGILYVISGFGGSLLSALFIQSGISVGASGALFGLLGGMLSEILINWTIYANKVAALLTLIVIVLINLAVGILPHVDNFAHLGGFGSGFLLGFILLIRPQFKWISQKRSPSEFAPSVKHKHKPYQYALWLLSFVILAAGLIAGMILLFKGVNLNERCSWCHYLSCVPTSKWSCQEHKIYCETTEMGSQLNITCMSNGRSDIYPLSSTSSSDMQQLCTRLCGG, from the exons ATGGGAGAAGGTAGGGACCCACAAGGTGGTAACATTGAGGTTAATGTTCATTCCCACCGTGATGATTCCACCGTCCATAATGGTCATGGACGTGGGTCTCAACCGTCTAATCCTCCCGTCATTCATGATCGTGATTTCAGGCTCTTTGAACGATGGTTCCCATGGTTGGTTCCAACCTTTGTGTTTGCTAATGTTGTTGTCTTCATTGTTACTATGTATGTTAATGATTGTCCTAAGAATTCCTTTAATGGTTCCTGTGTTGCTTCTTTCCTTGGAAGATTCTCCTTTCAACCCCTCAAAGAAAACCCTCTCTTTGGTCCTTCTGCCACTAC ATTAGGGAAGATGGGTGCTCTTGAAGTAGATAAAGTGGTTCGTGAACACGAAGGTTGGCGccttctctcttgtatatggttgCATGGCGGAGCTATCCATGTACTTGCCAACATGTTGAGTCTTGTTTTTATTGGAGTTCGGCTTGAACAAGAATTTGGATTTG TTAGAATTGGGATTCTGTATGTGATATCTGGTTTTGGAGGGAGTTTGCTGTCTGCTCTATTCATACAATCAGGTATCTCAGTTGGTGCTTCTGGTGCATTGTTTGGCTTACTTGGAGGAATGCTCTCAGAGATTTTGATAAATTGGACAATATATGCCAATAAG GTGGCTGCATTGTTGACTCTAATAGTTATTGTCCTAATCAATTTAGCTGTTGGGATCCTTCCACACGTGGACAATTTCGCTCATCTTGGAGGATTCGGTTCCGGGTTTCTTCTTGGATTTATCCTTCTTATTCGTCCACAGTTTAAATGGATTAGCCAGAAAAGATCTCCCTCGGAATTTGCACCTTCTGTAAAACATAAACACAAACCTTATCAGTATGCACTTTGGCTTTTGTCTTTCGTAATACTCGCTGCAGG ATTGATTGCTGGGATGATTTTGCTCTTTAAAGGTGTTAACTTGAATGAACGTTGCTCGTGGTGTCATTATTTAAGCTGTGTTCCAACCTCAAAATGGAGTTGTCAAGAACACAAGATTTATTGTGAG ACGACAGAAATGGGAAGTCAACTTAACATCACATGCATGAGCAATGGGAGAAGTGACATTTATCCTCTGTCAAGTACTAGCTCTTCTGATATGCAACAACTTTGTACGCGACTTTGCGGgggatag